The Streptomyces sp. NBC_01255 genome window below encodes:
- a CDS encoding DUF6479 family protein: MNTLSAAETLAAGVWQSGLGQVLGGFVIVAVLIGAVWLGFRIRDRESDTPKPDEHPHRPETDRLPGEMSEYRRPAEMPQNDGEHRLMPYELKGPGTSGTETSPDPPSEEKRKWGGISSGGFGSGGTGHGD, encoded by the coding sequence ATGAACACTCTCAGCGCAGCAGAGACCCTGGCCGCTGGGGTTTGGCAGTCAGGCCTGGGACAGGTTCTCGGCGGGTTCGTCATCGTCGCCGTACTCATCGGGGCCGTCTGGCTCGGCTTCCGGATCCGCGACCGCGAATCCGACACGCCCAAGCCGGACGAGCATCCGCACCGGCCGGAGACCGACCGGCTGCCCGGTGAGATGTCCGAGTACCGCAGGCCCGCGGAGATGCCGCAGAACGACGGTGAGCACCGTCTCATGCCGTACGAGCTCAAGGGCCCCGGCACGTCGGGCACCGAGACCTCACCGGACCCGCCGAGCGAGGAGAAGCGCAAGTGGGGCGGAATCTCCAGCGGCGGCTTCGGCAGCGGAGGCACCGGCCACGGCGACTGA
- a CDS encoding SigE family RNA polymerase sigma factor — translation MRKSRADEFLEFASARTGHLFRSACLLTSGDTHLAEDLTQETLGRMYALWGRMARIGNPAAYAQTVLVRTFLSHQRRRSATERPLGELPDRAPENGEDPALRIALLDALAGLAPKDRAVVVLRYWEDRSIEETADALHVSSAAVRTRSVRALAKLRERLGGNIAEFATR, via the coding sequence ATGAGAAAGTCCCGCGCGGACGAGTTCCTGGAGTTCGCCTCCGCACGCACGGGGCACCTGTTCCGTTCCGCATGCCTGCTGACCAGCGGCGACACCCACCTCGCCGAGGATCTCACGCAGGAGACGCTCGGCCGGATGTACGCCCTGTGGGGCCGGATGGCACGGATCGGCAACCCCGCCGCGTACGCCCAGACCGTGCTCGTCCGCACGTTCCTCAGCCACCAGAGGCGCCGCTCGGCCACCGAGCGCCCGCTCGGCGAGCTGCCCGACCGCGCACCCGAGAACGGCGAGGACCCGGCACTCCGGATCGCGCTGCTCGACGCGCTGGCCGGACTGGCGCCCAAGGACCGGGCGGTCGTGGTGCTGCGGTACTGGGAGGACCGCAGCATCGAGGAGACCGCCGACGCCCTGCACGTCAGCTCGGCGGCGGTCCGCACCCGCTCCGTACGGGCGCTGGCCAAGCTGCGCGAACGGCTCGGCGGCAACATCGCGGAGTTCGCCACCCGCTGA
- a CDS encoding bifunctional 3'-5' exonuclease/DNA polymerase, with product MSERWALAAEAEGDGALLVPLGQDGLPAGEVRREPDLVAAVRARPEVARWVWRSTAEVYPRLLAAGVRVERCYDVEDAEQLLLGHEGRLGEPRSAAAAWARLRNAPVPPDPPQRAAEPGSQDSLFEPRPVASVPFEGLLAVYAEQLARHGRAEHPGRMRLLTAAESAGMLVAAEMHRAGLPWRADVHRDLLHELLGERYAGGGEPRRLAELADEVSAAFGRRVRPDLPNDVVKAFQQAGIRLKSTRRWELEEVDHPAVEPLIAYKKLYRIWTAHGWSWLADWVRDGRFRPEYLPGGTVSGRWTTNGGGALQIPKVIRRAVVADEGWRLVVADADQMEPRVLAAISRDPGLMEVAGHPDDLYTRLSDRAFSGDRDHAKIALLGAIYGQTSGDGLKNLAALRRRFPLAVAYVDDAAKAGEEGRLVRTWLGRTSPKAVGAGDDDEAGLPQESGEPVAAEDGFVPGYASGNARARGRFTRNFVVQGSAADWALLMLASLRRALRGMRAELVFFQHDEVIVHCPAEEAEAVTAAIRAAGDEAGRIAFGETPVRFPFTTATVERYADAK from the coding sequence ATGAGCGAGAGGTGGGCGCTGGCCGCCGAAGCCGAGGGGGACGGGGCGCTGCTCGTGCCCCTCGGCCAGGACGGGCTGCCCGCCGGGGAGGTGCGGCGCGAGCCGGACCTGGTGGCCGCCGTGCGCGCCCGGCCCGAGGTGGCCCGCTGGGTGTGGCGGTCGACGGCCGAGGTGTATCCCCGGCTGCTCGCCGCCGGGGTACGGGTCGAGCGGTGCTACGACGTGGAGGACGCCGAGCAGCTCCTCCTCGGGCACGAGGGACGGCTCGGGGAGCCCCGCTCGGCGGCGGCGGCCTGGGCGCGCCTGCGGAACGCCCCCGTACCGCCCGATCCGCCGCAGCGTGCCGCCGAGCCCGGTTCGCAGGACTCGCTCTTCGAGCCGCGGCCCGTCGCCTCCGTGCCCTTCGAGGGGCTCCTCGCGGTCTACGCGGAGCAGCTCGCCCGCCACGGCCGGGCCGAGCACCCGGGCAGGATGCGGCTGCTCACGGCCGCCGAGTCGGCGGGGATGCTGGTCGCCGCCGAGATGCACCGGGCGGGGCTGCCGTGGCGGGCGGACGTGCACCGGGACCTGCTGCACGAGCTGCTCGGCGAGCGGTACGCGGGCGGGGGCGAGCCGCGCCGCCTCGCCGAGCTCGCGGACGAGGTGTCCGCGGCCTTCGGGCGGCGGGTCCGTCCCGACCTGCCCAACGACGTGGTGAAGGCCTTCCAGCAGGCCGGCATCCGGCTGAAGTCCACCCGCCGCTGGGAGCTGGAGGAGGTCGACCACCCGGCGGTGGAGCCGCTGATCGCGTACAAGAAGCTGTACCGGATCTGGACGGCGCACGGCTGGTCGTGGCTGGCCGACTGGGTCCGGGACGGCCGCTTCCGGCCCGAGTACCTGCCGGGCGGCACGGTCAGCGGGCGCTGGACGACCAACGGCGGCGGGGCGCTCCAGATCCCGAAGGTGATCCGGCGGGCCGTGGTCGCCGACGAGGGCTGGCGGCTCGTGGTCGCGGACGCCGACCAGATGGAGCCGCGCGTCCTCGCCGCGATCTCCCGGGACCCGGGGCTGATGGAGGTCGCGGGCCACCCCGACGACCTGTACACGCGCCTGTCGGACCGGGCCTTCTCCGGCGACCGCGACCACGCCAAGATCGCGCTGCTCGGCGCGATCTACGGGCAGACCAGCGGTGACGGCCTGAAGAACCTGGCGGCGCTGCGGCGCCGCTTCCCGCTGGCGGTGGCCTATGTCGACGACGCGGCGAAGGCCGGCGAGGAGGGCCGGCTCGTCCGGACCTGGCTCGGCAGGACCAGCCCGAAGGCGGTCGGCGCGGGCGACGACGACGAGGCCGGGCTGCCCCAGGAGAGCGGTGAACCGGTGGCGGCGGAGGACGGGTTCGTGCCGGGATACGCCTCGGGGAACGCCCGGGCGCGCGGCCGCTTCACCCGGAACTTCGTCGTGCAGGGAAGCGCCGCCGACTGGGCGCTGCTGATGCTGGCGTCGCTGCGGCGCGCGCTTCGGGGGATGCGGGCGGAGCTGGTCTTCTTCCAGCACGACGAGGTGATCGTGCACTGTCCCGCGGAGGAGGCGGAGGCGGTGACGGCCGCGATCAGGGCGGCCGGGGACGAGGCGGGGCGGATCGCGTTCGGGGAGACGCCGGTGCGGTTCCCGTTCACGACGGCGACGGTCGAGCGGTACGCGGACGCCAAGTAG
- a CDS encoding helix-turn-helix transcriptional regulator yields MDALTLTSAYEILRQPLGEILPKVSAALAPLIPHADAAELSTHCAHSPFKSLGGTELLTGAELTPLLLAGVPGTPWQGVATIGGRAREVVAVKSDATRRGAVLVLVREDGAAPAGAAELTVAQALWNLVTSHFDRFATEAMPGALARSRAAADTRARVIAELSTAHAAALSGVLGVLRSRALDDTTARATATDLAATALIEMRAEQRRDRALAEEPARDAFERLAGELRPMLRHSAVRLDLGAPDSDRSLAADVAHSARAIVRALLLIVLEQDSVHRVHVGWQLTEHELRASVRDDGAGALAPCDLGAGSIRDRLDVLGGRLDIDAVPGWGTTITAVLPLATPEAPVEAAHPLTGLGEREVEVLRHLALGHRNRRIAEELHISESTVKFHVANILNKLGVDSRGEAAALFHAAA; encoded by the coding sequence ATGGACGCGCTCACCCTGACCTCCGCGTACGAGATCCTCCGGCAGCCGCTCGGCGAGATCCTCCCCAAGGTCTCCGCCGCCCTCGCCCCGCTGATCCCGCACGCGGACGCCGCCGAACTCTCCACCCACTGCGCCCACTCCCCCTTCAAGTCCCTCGGCGGTACGGAGCTGCTGACCGGCGCCGAACTGACGCCGCTGCTCCTGGCGGGCGTCCCCGGGACCCCCTGGCAGGGCGTCGCGACGATCGGCGGCCGGGCGCGCGAGGTCGTCGCCGTGAAGAGCGACGCGACCCGGCGCGGGGCGGTCCTCGTGCTCGTACGGGAGGACGGCGCCGCCCCGGCGGGCGCGGCCGAGCTGACCGTGGCGCAGGCCCTGTGGAACCTGGTGACCAGCCACTTCGACCGGTTCGCTACGGAGGCCATGCCGGGGGCCCTGGCCCGTTCGCGCGCGGCGGCCGACACTCGGGCCCGGGTCATCGCGGAGCTGTCGACGGCGCACGCGGCCGCGCTCTCCGGGGTCCTCGGGGTGCTGCGCAGCCGGGCCCTCGACGACACGACGGCCCGGGCGACCGCGACCGACCTGGCCGCCACGGCGCTGATCGAGATGCGGGCCGAGCAGCGACGGGACCGCGCGCTCGCCGAGGAGCCCGCGCGCGACGCCTTCGAGCGGCTCGCCGGCGAGCTGCGGCCGATGCTGCGGCACAGCGCGGTCCGGCTCGACCTGGGCGCGCCGGACTCCGACCGCTCGCTCGCGGCGGACGTCGCGCACAGCGCGCGGGCCATCGTCCGGGCGCTGCTCCTGATCGTCCTGGAGCAGGACTCGGTGCACCGGGTCCACGTCGGCTGGCAGCTGACCGAGCACGAGCTGAGGGCCTCGGTGCGGGACGACGGGGCGGGCGCCCTGGCCCCGTGCGACCTGGGGGCGGGCAGCATCCGGGACCGCCTCGACGTGCTCGGCGGACGGCTCGACATCGACGCGGTGCCGGGCTGGGGCACGACGATCACGGCGGTCCTCCCGCTGGCGACCCCGGAGGCGCCGGTCGAGGCGGCCCACCCGCTCACCGGGCTCGGCGAGCGGGAGGTGGAGGTGCTGCGGCACCTGGCGCTCGGCCACCGGAACCGGCGGATCGCGGAGGAGCTGCACATCAGCGAGTCGACGGTGAAGTTCCACGTCGCGAACATCCTGAACAAGCTGGGCGTCGACTCGCGCGGCGAGGCCGCCGCGCTCTTCCACGCGGCGGCGTAG
- a CDS encoding NADP-dependent oxidoreductase encodes MEAIVYEEFGGPEVLRHATGVAVPEPGPGEVRVKVAAVGVNPVDWKRRYGWVEEFYPTTFPAVPGLEFAGTVDALGEGVTDLAVGDEVLGWTKTGSYAEYAIAGTVAPKPAELSWEAAASLPVAGETAQRVLDLIGVREGETLFLHGAAGVVGSVAVQLAVAAGITVVGSASESNHAYLRELGAIPVAYGDGLAERVRAAAPGGVDAVFDAAGHGVLPVAIELLGGEGTARKERIATIAATDAAEYGIAFSGVTGAPDAVRAALTAQARQAVEGTLAVRLADTLPLKEAARAQELSESGHVRGKLVLIP; translated from the coding sequence ATGGAAGCGATCGTGTACGAGGAGTTCGGTGGCCCCGAGGTGCTGCGCCACGCGACCGGCGTCGCCGTGCCGGAGCCCGGCCCCGGCGAGGTCCGGGTGAAGGTGGCGGCGGTGGGCGTCAACCCGGTGGACTGGAAGCGGCGTTACGGCTGGGTCGAGGAGTTCTACCCGACGACCTTCCCCGCCGTCCCCGGCCTGGAGTTCGCCGGCACCGTCGACGCGCTCGGCGAGGGCGTCACCGACCTGGCCGTCGGCGACGAGGTCCTCGGCTGGACGAAGACCGGCTCCTACGCCGAGTACGCCATCGCCGGCACCGTCGCGCCCAAGCCCGCCGAGCTCTCCTGGGAGGCCGCCGCGAGCCTGCCGGTGGCCGGGGAGACGGCCCAGCGGGTCCTGGACCTGATCGGCGTACGGGAGGGCGAGACGCTCTTCCTGCACGGGGCGGCGGGCGTCGTCGGCTCGGTGGCCGTCCAGCTCGCCGTCGCGGCCGGCATCACGGTCGTCGGCAGCGCGTCGGAGTCCAACCACGCGTACCTGCGGGAGCTCGGCGCGATCCCGGTGGCGTACGGGGACGGGCTGGCCGAGCGGGTGCGGGCCGCCGCGCCGGGCGGCGTCGACGCGGTCTTCGACGCGGCAGGGCACGGAGTGCTGCCGGTCGCGATCGAGCTCCTGGGCGGGGAGGGCACGGCACGGAAGGAGCGGATCGCGACGATCGCGGCGACGGACGCGGCCGAGTACGGGATCGCCTTCTCGGGCGTCACCGGCGCCCCGGACGCCGTACGCGCCGCGCTCACCGCCCAGGCCCGGCAGGCGGTGGAGGGCACCCTCGCGGTCCGGCTCGCCGACACGCTTCCCCTGAAGGAGGCCGCCCGCGCCCAGGAACTGAGCGAATCGGGCCACGTGCGGGGCAAGTTGGTACTGATCCCGTAA
- a CDS encoding GNAT family N-acetyltransferase translates to MYAIPLGDDGAELRPLEPWQAEEFLAHMDRGREFIGARNGLPDVVTDLESSRAFLKLYAEKVAADTGRICGIWSAEGTLVGAVILRTLNTASGRAEAGCWLEPAGVGKGLVTRAARALIDWAIEVRGIRRVEWVVSSGNEPSIAVARRLGMTRDGVLRESYAYRGEVHDEEVWSVLASEWRAAKPADSASAAPAS, encoded by the coding sequence ATGTACGCGATACCCCTGGGGGACGACGGCGCGGAGCTGCGGCCGCTCGAACCGTGGCAGGCCGAGGAGTTCCTGGCGCACATGGACCGGGGGCGGGAGTTCATCGGCGCCCGCAACGGCCTCCCCGACGTCGTGACCGACCTGGAGTCGAGCCGGGCCTTCCTCAAGCTGTACGCGGAGAAGGTGGCGGCCGACACGGGCCGGATCTGCGGGATCTGGTCGGCGGAGGGGACGCTCGTCGGCGCCGTCATCCTCCGGACGCTGAACACCGCGAGCGGCAGGGCCGAGGCGGGCTGCTGGCTGGAGCCGGCGGGGGTCGGCAAGGGCCTGGTGACCCGGGCCGCGCGGGCGCTCATCGACTGGGCGATCGAGGTACGGGGCATCCGCCGCGTGGAGTGGGTGGTCTCCTCCGGCAACGAGCCGAGCATCGCCGTGGCCCGGCGCCTCGGCATGACGCGCGACGGCGTCCTGCGCGAGAGCTACGCCTACCGGGGCGAGGTGCACGACGAGGAGGTCTGGTCGGTCCTCGCGTCCGAGTGGCGCGCGGCGAAGCCGGCCGACTCCGCTTCGGCCGCCCCGGCTTCGTAG
- a CDS encoding ABC transporter permease, with the protein MLIVVLSGLRARWASFLGGFLALALGVGLLATMGLGLSATFHAPERSPQRFASSPVVVQGQDRLTLDVRRGPDTVPVSQRLDRPQPVDKELLRELRTRWTLTTSGGPDAVGVDAPAAEVRALVGDRARVLTGDERRDADPDPERDAQALVGLNALLGTTGGVTAFVSVFVVASTFAFAVALRRREFGLLRTAGATPGQVRRMLLAEATALGVLASATGCVLGAAGAPLLARTLVDSGLAPEWFAVGDATWPFHLAFWTGLTVALAGAVAASRRAGKVGPTAALREADVDTDVLPLGRALLGTGLLVTGLGLLVWTCVTEPSELLKRKTYTTLPMLLIGGVALLSPLLVRPVARLLRSRGAVGTLVRENSAASVRRTAAVAAPVLVTVALAGTLFGSAASVTRTRGVEAREQTAAQYVASGEELRPVTEAPDGAVVSPTASTSLFVRDGAEAVVKYGARAVADPAAFAELARLPLVAGDLRDLDDRSIVVNEEFERHRVGETVEIWRADGSGPVRLRVVAVLALGTGDNGPYVTRANAPGAAVDRIEARGGGAATARALEASGGTVRTADAWAAADHPPSSPQARLGMILVLGIALVYTVIGLANTLLMATSVRGGELASLRLAGATRTQILRVVTGEAALATAIGALLGLAVTAAVLGTLGAGLAALSAPVALVLPWATVGAAAAVCAAVAIAASALPAWRLTR; encoded by the coding sequence ATGCTGATCGTCGTCCTCTCCGGGCTCCGCGCCCGCTGGGCCTCCTTCCTCGGTGGTTTCCTCGCCCTCGCTCTCGGCGTCGGGCTGCTCGCCACCATGGGCCTCGGCCTCTCCGCCACTTTTCACGCGCCCGAGCGTTCTCCTCAACGGTTCGCCTCCTCGCCCGTCGTCGTCCAGGGCCAGGACCGGCTGACGCTCGACGTGCGGCGCGGGCCGGACACCGTCCCCGTGTCGCAGCGGCTCGACCGTCCACAGCCTGTGGACAAAGAACTCCTGCGCGAGCTCCGCACCCGCTGGACCCTCACCACCTCCGGCGGTCCCGACGCCGTCGGCGTCGACGCCCCCGCCGCCGAGGTCCGGGCCCTGGTCGGCGACCGCGCCCGGGTCCTCACCGGCGACGAACGACGCGACGCCGACCCCGACCCCGAGCGGGACGCCCAGGCCCTCGTCGGCCTCAACGCCCTCCTCGGCACCACCGGCGGCGTCACCGCCTTCGTCTCCGTCTTCGTCGTCGCCTCCACCTTCGCCTTCGCCGTCGCCCTGCGGCGCCGCGAGTTCGGCCTGCTCCGCACCGCCGGAGCCACCCCCGGGCAGGTCCGTCGCATGCTCCTCGCCGAGGCGACGGCGCTCGGCGTGCTCGCCTCCGCCACCGGGTGCGTGCTCGGCGCCGCCGGTGCGCCCCTGCTCGCCCGGACGCTCGTCGACAGCGGCCTCGCACCCGAGTGGTTCGCGGTCGGCGACGCGACCTGGCCCTTCCACCTCGCCTTCTGGACGGGCCTGACCGTCGCCCTCGCCGGGGCCGTCGCCGCGTCCCGCCGGGCCGGGAAGGTCGGCCCGACGGCCGCGCTCCGCGAGGCGGACGTCGACACCGACGTCCTGCCCCTCGGCCGGGCCCTGCTCGGTACGGGGCTGCTGGTCACGGGGCTCGGGCTGCTCGTCTGGACGTGCGTCACCGAACCGTCCGAGCTGCTGAAGCGGAAGACGTACACGACCCTCCCGATGCTCCTGATCGGCGGCGTCGCCCTGCTCTCCCCGCTCCTGGTCCGGCCCGTGGCACGGCTGCTGCGGTCGCGCGGGGCCGTGGGGACCCTCGTACGGGAGAACAGCGCCGCCTCCGTACGCCGTACCGCCGCCGTCGCCGCGCCCGTCCTCGTGACCGTGGCGCTCGCCGGGACGCTCTTCGGGTCGGCGGCGAGCGTCACGCGGACGCGGGGCGTCGAGGCGCGGGAACAGACGGCCGCTCAGTACGTGGCGAGCGGGGAGGAGTTGAGGCCGGTGACAGAAGCCCCGGACGGGGCCGTCGTCTCGCCCACCGCGTCGACCTCCCTCTTCGTACGGGACGGGGCCGAGGCCGTCGTCAAGTACGGGGCGCGGGCGGTCGCCGACCCGGCGGCCTTCGCGGAGCTCGCGCGGCTGCCCTTGGTCGCGGGGGATCTGCGGGACCTCGACGACCGGTCGATCGTCGTCAACGAGGAGTTCGAGCGGCACCGGGTCGGCGAGACCGTCGAGATCTGGCGCGCGGACGGGAGCGGTCCCGTACGGCTCCGGGTCGTGGCCGTCCTCGCGCTCGGGACCGGCGACAACGGACCGTACGTCACCCGGGCGAACGCGCCCGGCGCCGCCGTCGACCGGATCGAGGCGCGCGGCGGCGGCGCGGCCACGGCGCGGGCCCTGGAGGCGAGCGGCGGGACCGTCAGGACCGCCGACGCCTGGGCGGCGGCCGACCATCCGCCGAGCAGTCCGCAGGCCCGGCTCGGCATGATCCTGGTCCTCGGCATCGCCCTCGTCTACACGGTGATCGGCCTCGCCAACACGCTCCTCATGGCGACCTCCGTACGCGGCGGGGAACTGGCCTCGCTCCGGCTGGCCGGCGCCACCCGCACCCAGATCCTGCGGGTGGTCACGGGCGAGGCGGCGCTCGCCACCGCGATCGGGGCGCTGCTCGGCCTCGCGGTGACGGCGGCCGTCCTCGGCACCCTGGGCGCGGGCCTGGCGGCGCTCTCGGCCCCGGTGGCCCTGGTCCTCCCCTGGGCCACGGTCGGCGCCGCCGCGGCGGTCTGCGCGGCGGTCGCGATCGCCGCTTCGGCCCTCCCCGCGTGGCGCCTCACGCGCTGA
- a CDS encoding ABC transporter ATP-binding protein — translation MTTTTPSVRLRGLARHHRDVRALDGVDLDFAAGTFTAVMGPSGSGKSTLLQCAAGLDRPTSGSVEVGGTALEGLSERRLTLLRRDRIGFVFQSFNLLSSLTAAQNVALPLRLAGRRPSRTEVREALARVGLAGRERHRPGELSGGQQQRVAIARALITRPAVLFGDEPTGALDSTTSREVLGMLRRLVDEDGQTIVMVTHDPVAAARADRVVFLVDGRLAGELTAPTVESVAARMAGLEASGDPVRSPAC, via the coding sequence ATGACCACGACCACTCCTTCTGTACGGCTCCGGGGGCTCGCCCGCCACCACCGTGACGTCCGCGCCCTCGACGGCGTCGACCTCGACTTCGCCGCCGGGACCTTCACCGCCGTCATGGGCCCCTCGGGCTCCGGCAAGTCCACGCTGCTCCAGTGCGCGGCCGGGCTCGACCGGCCCACCTCCGGGAGCGTCGAGGTCGGCGGCACCGCCCTGGAGGGGCTGAGCGAGCGGCGCCTGACCCTGCTGCGGCGGGACCGGATCGGCTTCGTCTTCCAGTCCTTCAACCTGCTGTCCAGCCTGACGGCCGCGCAGAACGTGGCCCTGCCGCTCCGCCTCGCCGGCCGCCGGCCCTCCCGTACGGAGGTGCGGGAGGCCCTCGCGCGCGTCGGGCTCGCCGGGCGGGAACGGCACCGGCCCGGGGAACTCTCCGGCGGGCAGCAGCAACGGGTCGCGATCGCCCGGGCGTTGATCACCCGGCCCGCCGTCCTCTTCGGGGACGAGCCGACGGGCGCGCTCGACTCGACGACGAGCCGCGAGGTCCTGGGCATGCTGCGCCGGCTCGTCGACGAGGACGGCCAGACGATCGTCATGGTCACCCACGACCCGGTGGCGGCGGCCCGCGCGGACCGGGTGGTCTTCCTGGTCGACGGCCGCCTCGCGGGCGAACTGACGGCGCCGACGGTGGAGTCGGTCGCGGCCCGGATGGCGGGGCTCGAGGCCTCCGGCGACCCCGTGAGGAGCCCCGCATGCTGA
- a CDS encoding NAD(P)H-binding protein has product MLLVTGVSGALGSLVAARLAGRDDVVLGTRAAEATRTAEVTRTADATRAGLPGTRRVDFDAPGTLPEAFAGVDTLLLVSAGYGEDDTVVARHEAAISAAERAGVRHVVYTSLSGDGDHLTYALAHRWTERRLRRSATLDWTILRNGLYAEFLTWIAAPDAENRITGPLGEGRLAAVARADLADVAVAVATDPAAHRNRVYELVGERPLGGADLAAALGATYAPGSLADARAAVAASGAVPFQVPMLASTYSAIAHGFLDGTGVESDLRALLGGREPLDALNVFVKAVRER; this is encoded by the coding sequence ATGCTGCTCGTCACCGGCGTCTCCGGCGCCCTCGGCTCTCTCGTCGCCGCCCGCCTCGCCGGCCGCGACGACGTCGTCCTCGGCACCCGGGCGGCCGAGGCCACCCGCACGGCCGAGGTCACCCGCACGGCCGACGCCACCCGCGCCGGACTGCCCGGCACCCGCCGCGTCGACTTCGACGCGCCCGGGACCCTGCCCGAGGCCTTCGCCGGGGTCGACACCCTGCTCCTCGTCTCCGCCGGATACGGGGAGGACGACACGGTCGTCGCCCGCCACGAGGCCGCGATCTCCGCCGCCGAGCGGGCCGGCGTCCGGCACGTCGTCTACACGAGCCTCTCCGGCGACGGCGACCACCTGACGTACGCGCTCGCCCACCGGTGGACCGAGCGGCGGCTCCGGCGGTCCGCCACGCTCGACTGGACGATCCTCCGCAACGGCCTCTACGCGGAGTTCCTCACCTGGATCGCCGCCCCCGACGCCGAGAACCGCATCACCGGCCCCCTCGGCGAGGGCCGGCTCGCCGCCGTCGCCCGCGCGGACCTCGCCGATGTCGCCGTCGCCGTCGCCACGGACCCCGCGGCCCACCGCAACCGCGTCTACGAGCTCGTCGGCGAGCGCCCCCTCGGCGGCGCCGACCTCGCGGCGGCCCTGGGCGCCACGTACGCCCCGGGCTCGCTCGCCGACGCCCGTGCCGCCGTCGCCGCGTCCGGGGCCGTGCCCTTCCAGGTGCCGATGCTGGCGAGCACGTACTCGGCGATCGCGCACGGCTTCCTGGACGGTACGGGCGTCGAGAGCGACCTGCGCGCGCTGCTCGGCGGGCGCGAACCCCTCGACGCGCTGAACGTGTTCGTGAAGGCCGTACGGGAAAGGTAG
- a CDS encoding winged helix-turn-helix transcriptional regulator, with protein MSEGHTEVTTEPVAGPVVTCADECGVRDVQDRLGDKWTVHVVVELAPGSRRFRELQRLVPGISQRMLTLTLRRLERDGLVSRTVHPTTPPQVEYALTGTGHSMTQLIKQLVDWSLDHRAVIARSREEWDTRTA; from the coding sequence ATGTCCGAAGGGCACACGGAGGTAACCACGGAGCCGGTTGCCGGACCGGTGGTGACCTGCGCCGACGAGTGCGGGGTACGGGACGTGCAAGATCGTCTCGGCGACAAGTGGACGGTGCACGTGGTCGTCGAACTCGCCCCGGGTTCGCGGCGGTTCCGGGAGCTCCAGCGGCTGGTCCCGGGGATCTCGCAGCGGATGCTGACCCTGACGCTGCGCCGCCTCGAACGCGACGGTCTCGTCTCGCGTACCGTCCACCCGACGACCCCGCCGCAGGTGGAGTACGCGCTGACCGGGACCGGCCACAGCATGACCCAGCTGATCAAGCAGCTGGTCGACTGGTCGCTCGACCACCGTGCGGTGATCGCCCGGTCGCGCGAGGAATGGGACACGAGGACGGCGTGA
- a CDS encoding DUF2786 domain-containing protein, with protein sequence MGHEDGVSGTTIIDKAFEALYASDDASLDTAASLLAAADRAADAELTRRGEEFVRTLWGRGWQPADLARTVRRELADEHVRLLAVLIRAETAGYERLPHRWQAQLDELADSTVRPTDRFSYATTVLELYRILVRLPRLDAVGPVPGEVLPPPTAGEPRMLARIRALLAKAEATGYPEEAEALTAKAQELMARHSLDEATLAAGAPSPETPGAIRIGVEPPYEQAKAILLDAVATANHCRAVWNEAYGFSTVVGFEADLDPVELLYTSLLVQGTAAMTRAEAEQRAGGRKRTKSFRQSFLLAYANRLGSRLSATSRRVAAEAPTLLPALASRDLAVTNRTDELFPETRTTRVRAAWDEEGWTHGATAADKAGLHPNRRHLP encoded by the coding sequence ATGGGACACGAGGACGGCGTGAGCGGCACCACGATCATCGACAAGGCCTTCGAGGCGCTGTACGCGAGCGACGACGCCTCGCTCGACACGGCGGCCTCGCTGCTCGCCGCCGCCGACCGGGCCGCGGACGCGGAACTGACCCGGCGCGGCGAGGAGTTCGTACGGACGCTGTGGGGGAGGGGCTGGCAGCCGGCGGACCTGGCCCGCACGGTCCGCCGCGAACTCGCGGACGAACACGTCCGCCTCCTGGCGGTCCTGATCAGAGCGGAAACGGCCGGCTACGAGCGACTGCCCCACCGATGGCAGGCACAGCTGGACGAACTGGCCGACTCCACGGTCCGGCCGACGGACCGCTTCTCGTACGCGACGACCGTCCTGGAGCTGTACCGGATCCTGGTCCGGCTGCCGAGGCTCGACGCGGTCGGCCCGGTCCCGGGGGAGGTGCTGCCGCCGCCGACGGCCGGGGAGCCGCGGATGCTCGCCCGGATCCGAGCACTGCTCGCGAAAGCGGAGGCCACCGGCTACCCGGAGGAGGCGGAGGCGCTCACGGCCAAGGCCCAGGAGCTGATGGCACGGCACAGCCTGGACGAGGCGACGCTCGCGGCGGGCGCGCCGTCGCCGGAGACGCCGGGCGCGATCCGGATCGGGGTGGAGCCGCCGTACGAACAGGCGAAGGCGATCCTGCTGGACGCGGTGGCGACGGCGAACCACTGCCGGGCGGTGTGGAACGAGGCGTACGGCTTCTCGACGGTGGTCGGCTTCGAGGCGGACCTCGATCCGGTGGAGCTTCTGTACACGTCGCTGCTCGTGCAGGGGACGGCGGCGATGACACGGGCGGAGGCGGAGCAGCGGGCGGGCGGCCGCAAGCGTACGAAGTCGTTCCGCCAGTCCTTCCTCCTCGCCTACGCCAACCGCCTGGGCAGCCGGCTGTCGGCGACGTCCCGCCGGGTCGCCGCCGAGGCCCCGACGCTCCTCCCGGCCCTCGCGTCCCGCGACCTCGCGGTCACGAACCGCACGGACGAACTCTTCCCGGAGACCCGGACGACCAGGGTCCGAGCGGCCTGGGACGAGGAGGGCTGGACCCACGGCGCCACGGCAGCGGACAAGGCGGGCCTCCACCCCAACCGCCGCCACCTCCCGTAG